One Pan paniscus chromosome 16, NHGRI_mPanPan1-v2.0_pri, whole genome shotgun sequence DNA segment encodes these proteins:
- the CHST14 gene encoding carbohydrate sulfotransferase 14 → MFPRPLTPLAAPNGAEPLGRALRRAPLGRARAGLGGPPLLLPSMLMFAVIVASSGLLLMIERGILAEMKPLPLHPPGREGTAWRGKAPKPGGLSLRAGDADLQVRQDVRNRTLRAVCGQPGMPRDPWDLPVGQRRTLLRHILVSDRYRFLYCYVPKVACSNWKRVMKVLAGVLDSVDVRLKMDHRSDLVFLADLRPEEIRYRLQHYFKFLFVRDPLERLLSAYRNKFGEIREYQQRYGAEIVRRYRAGAGPSPAGDDVTFPEFLRYLVDEDPERMNEHWMPVYHLCQPCAVHYDFVGSYERLEADANQVLEWVRAPPHVRFPARQAWYRPASPESLHYHLCSAPRALLQDVLPKYILDFSLFAYPLPNVTKEACQQ, encoded by the coding sequence ATGTTCCCCCGCCCGCTGACCCCGCTGGCGGCCCCAAATGGCGCCGAGCCCCTGGGCCGGGCGCTGAGGCGGGCCCCTCTGGGCAGGGCCCGGGCGGGGCTGGGGGGGCCGCCCCTGCTGCTGCCGTCCATGCTGATGTTTGCGGTGATCGTGGCCTCCAGCGGGCTGCTGCTCATGATCGAGCGGGGCATCCTGGCCGAGATGAAGCCCCTGCCCCTGCACCCGCCCGGCCGCGAGGGCACAGCCTGGCGCGGGAAAGCCCCCAAGCCTGGGGGCCTGTCCCTCAGGGCTGGGGACGCGGACTTGCAAGTGCGGCAGGACGTCCGGAACAGGACCCTGCGGGCGGTGTGCGGACAGCCAGGCATGCCCCGGGACCCCTGGGACTTGCCGGTGGGGCAGCGGCGCACCCTGCTGCGCCACATCCTCGTAAGTGACCGTTACCGCTTCCTCTACTGCTACGTCCCCAAGGTGGCCTGCTCTAACTGGAAGCGGGTGATGAAGGTGCTGGCAGGCGTCCTGGACAGCGTGGACGTCCGCCTCAAGATGGACCACCGCAGTGACCTGGTGTTCCTGGCCGACCTGCGGCCTGAGGAGATTCGCTACCGCCTGCAGCACTACTTTAAGTTCCTGTTTGTGCGGGACCCCTTGGAACGCCTCCTCTCTGCCTACCGCAACAAGTTTGGCGAGATCCGAGAGTACCAGCAACGCTATGGGGCTGAGATAGTGAGGCGGTACAGGGCTGGAGCGGGGCCCAGCCCTGCAGGCGACGATGTCACATTCCCCGAGTTCCTGAGATACCTGGTGGATGAGGACCCTGAGCGCATGAATGAGCATTGGATGCCCGTGTACCACCTGTGCCAGCCTTGTGCCGTGCACTATGACTTTGTGGGCTCCTATGAGAGGCTGGAGGCTGATGCAAATCAGGTGCTGGAGTGGGTACGGGCACCACCTCACGTCCGATTTCCAGCTCGCCAGGCCTGGTACCGGCCAGCCAGCCCCGAAAGCCTGCATTACCACTTGTGCAGTGCCCCCCGGGCCCTGCTGCAGGATGTGCTGCCTAAGTATATCCTGGACTTCTCCCTCTTTGCCTACCCACTGCCTAATGTCACCAAGGAGGCGTGTCAGCAGTGA